Proteins encoded together in one Nocardioides oleivorans window:
- a CDS encoding type 1 glutamine amidotransferase: protein MRPAPHLLAVEHEDSCPPALVGEWLTRAGCTIEVCRPYAGDALPALTSYDGVVVLGGEMGANDDDAHAWLPPLRSGIRDAVAAGTPLLGICLGHQLIAVALGGAVARNPRGQTVGLQPVGWTAAAATDDLVGEHVGGEQAIHWNNDVAVRLPDGAVVLARTPDGQVQAARFGPRAWGIQAHPEADTAIIERWLSSEGDTEAGGGRGHDPDAVLAAIRAAAPALTSWWQPVAVRFAAVVAAGTREGAHA, encoded by the coding sequence GTGAGGCCGGCCCCGCACCTCCTCGCGGTCGAGCACGAGGACTCGTGCCCGCCGGCGCTGGTCGGGGAGTGGCTGACCCGGGCCGGCTGCACGATCGAGGTGTGCCGCCCCTACGCCGGCGACGCGCTGCCCGCCCTGACGTCGTACGACGGCGTGGTGGTCCTCGGCGGTGAGATGGGTGCGAACGACGACGACGCCCACGCCTGGCTGCCCCCGCTCCGCTCGGGCATCCGCGACGCGGTCGCCGCCGGCACCCCGCTCCTCGGGATCTGCCTGGGCCACCAGCTGATCGCGGTCGCCCTCGGCGGCGCGGTCGCGCGCAACCCGCGCGGGCAGACGGTCGGGCTGCAGCCGGTCGGCTGGACCGCAGCGGCCGCCACAGACGACCTGGTCGGCGAGCACGTGGGCGGCGAGCAGGCCATCCACTGGAACAACGACGTCGCGGTGCGGCTCCCCGACGGCGCCGTCGTGCTGGCGCGCACGCCCGACGGCCAGGTGCAGGCGGCCCGCTTCGGTCCGCGTGCGTGGGGCATCCAGGCGCATCCCGAGGCCGACACCGCGATCATCGAGCGCTGGCTCTCCTCCGAGGGCGACACCGAGGCCGGGGGTGGGCGTGGCCACGACCCCGACGCCGTGCTCGCCGCGATCCGGGCGGCGGCGCCGGCCCTGACGTCGTGGTGGCAGCCGGTGGCCGTGCGCTTCGCCGCCGTGGTGGCGGCCGGCACGCGCGAGGGGGCGCACGCATGA